Proteins encoded in a region of the Pelmatolapia mariae isolate MD_Pm_ZW linkage group LG6, Pm_UMD_F_2, whole genome shotgun sequence genome:
- the nfil3-5 gene encoding nuclear factor, interleukin 3 regulated, member 5, whose protein sequence is MESLSIHLPSTSNNNAEEGDSFSPYNGSLPSPTPEGAVRISRQSKGSKATVTSRRKREFISDEKKDASYWEKRRKNNEAAKRSREKRRLNDMVLENRVMALNEENVRLKTELLQLKLRFGLISTASYMEKSQQISNSAADGNTGGNGSSTNGTPNGNAYLSSSGYSSASQVMLNSDSSEAEQSSLGERHSTLPKYSPRGSVSDMSDSSSSPEPMGYNIKKEPTSMEMAGLENNMIPSGITNGIPNGMQNGAYHGSHSALVSPHQQSPPLAENVMDFQQHHQQQQQQCHMEISNPAPQATSAQRSVILYRSSSGCYPMESQRSEEQQSQQSRAPQHCQDTLTSKFSDCSVTITEVAEKLERTKTLDSPQYEYTNGHFESVEELQQRYNQQQHDNHSLQHTENHQNPFAPDLIHNNEERRSSFIQHNGYLNTLDEEPPVLTYEGGPQADGFYQENSSAKDTCSSDGDPRSSDKEGSTDDESPSSSSSDISSYHQKIEGTGGLHGECQAEVKGTALPHKLRLKYRALSNGASRAQVEGLVSTSMSPSPTLPQHPYLALSSNPHSGNGNGESKDAETEPEYAEEVKCQVNERPEAKKEGGKKGSSGGRGGRNKRRD, encoded by the coding sequence ATGGAAAGTCTCAGTATACACCTCCCATCCACCAGCAATAACAATGCCGAGGAGGGCGACAGTTTTTCCCCTTACAATGGGAGCCTGCCATCCCCTACTCCTGAAGGAGCGGTACGGATTAGCCGCCAGTCTAAAGGTAGCAAGGCTACCGTGACCTCCCGTCGCAAGAGAGAGTTCATTTCTGATGAGAAGAAAGATGCTTCCTATTGGGAAAAACGGAGAAAGAACAACGAAGCAGCCAAGCGCTCAAGAGAAAAGCGTCGCCTCAATGACATGGTGTTGGAAAACCGGGTGATGGCACTGAATGAGGAGAACGTTCGTCTCAAGACGGAGCTCCTTCAGCTCAAGTTACGCTTTGGCCTCATCAGCACAGCCTCCTACATGGAGAAAAGTCAGCAAATCTCCAACAGCGCCGCTGATGGAAACACTGGCGGCAATGGGAGCAGCACCAACGGCACCCCGAATGGTAACGCATACCTTTCAAGCAGCGGCTACTCCAGTGCGTCCCAGGTGATGCTGAATTCAGACTCATCAGAAGCTGAACAGTCGAGTCTCGGCGAGCGCCACTCCACGCTCCCCAAATATTCCCCCCGTGGCTCCGTGTCTGACATGTCTGACAGCTCTTCCAGCCCTGAACCCATGGGCTACAACATAAAGAAGGAGCCCACAAGCATGGAGATGGCTGGTCTGGAAAACAACATGATTCCCAGTGGGATCACTAATGGGATCCCCAATGGAATGCAGAATGGGGCTTACCATGGCAGCCACAGTGCTCTGGTTTCTCCTCACCAGCAAAGCCCCCCATTGGCTGAAAATGTCATGGACTTCCAGCAGCATcatcaacagcaacagcagcagtgccACATGGAGATCTCCAACCCCGCTCCTCAGGCCACCTCAGCTCAAAGGAGCGTCATTTTGTATCGCTCCAGCAGTGGCTGTTATCCCATGGAgagccagaggtcagaggagcaGCAGTCCCAGCAGAGCAGAGCTCCTCAACATTGTCAGGACACGCTGACTTCCAAGTTCTCCGACTGCTCAGTGACCATCACAGAGGTTGCTGAGAAGCTGGAGAGAACGAAGACCTTGGACTCTCCACAGTATGAGTACACCAACGGTCACTTTGAGTCAGTAGAGGAACTGCAGCAAAGGTATAATCAGCAGCAGCATGACAACCACAGTCTTCAGCACACTGAAAACCACCAGAACCCCTTCGCCCCTGATCTGATCCACAACAACGAGGAGCGGAGGTCCTCCTTCATACAGCACAACGGCTACCTCAACACACTGGATGAAGAGCCCCCGGTGCTCACCTATGAGGGAGGTCCCCAAGCTGATGGTTTCTATCAGGAGAACTCCTCTGCTAAAGACACTTGTTCAAGTGATGGAGACCCTCGTAGCTCTGATAAGGAGGGCTCCACAGATGATGAAtccccctcctcatcctcctcagaTATCAGCAGCTACCACCAGAAGATTGAGGGAACTGGTGGTTTGCATGGTGAGTGCCAAGCCGAGGTCAAAGGCACCGCCCTTCCCCACAAGCTCCGCCTCAAGTACAGAGCTCTGTCCAATGGGGCATCCAGAGCACAGGTGGAGGGACTGGTCAGCACCTCGATGTCCCCTTCTCCCACTTTGCCTCAGCATCCTTACCTAGCTCTGTCCAGCAACCCTCACAGTGGCAATGGCAACGGGGAGAGCAAAGATGCTGAGACTGAGCCCGAGTATGCGGAAGAAGTCAAGTGTCAGGTGAATGAGAGGCCAGAGGCTAAAAAGGAGGGAGGTAAAAAGGGATCCAGCGGTGGGAGGGGTGGGCGCAATAAGAGGCGAGATTAA